A segment of the Caviibacter abscessus genome:
ACTCCCTAATCAAATTTTTTGGGTTTACTGTTTTTCTTTATTATTTCTAATTTTTTTCTAATTAAATTTCTATTTACAGGCGTTAAACGATCAATGTACATCATACCATTTATATGGTCTGTTTCATGCTGAAATGCCTTAGCCCATAATCCTTGCATCTCTTCAATAACTTCTTCTCCATATTCATTTAAATACTTAACTTTTATTTTATCAGGTCTAGAAACTTTTTTAAAAATTCCTGGTATAGATAAACATCCCTCATCTACTGATACATTTTTATCAAGTATTTCAAGTATTTCAGGATTTATACATTTTTTTACTATCTCATCTATTTCCATAACAAAATATCTTCTATCTATTCCAACTTGTGTTGAAGCAAGCCCTACACCATTTGCAAGACGCATAGTTCTTACCATGTCATCTAAAACTTTTCTTAAATCATCATTTATTTCTTCTGGCTCCAAAGCTCTTGTTACCGTTCTTAATATTTTTGCTCCATATATTTGTAATTCCATTTCTCTCTCCTTCTAAAACATTGAATTGGCATCTACATCAACTAGTATTCTGATTTGTGAGCCATAATTTATATTATCTAATATTTTTTTTAATCTACTTTTTACTCTTTTTTCATTTTCTCTTTCAAAAATTATGTTTATAACATTTCTGTATCGTCTACTTATCCTGTATATTCCAGAATGAGCTACAGGATAAACTGTTGCTAAATCCTTTAAATATTTATCTATATTTGTGTACAAATCATATGAAGC
Coding sequences within it:
- the def gene encoding peptide deformylase, whose protein sequence is MELQIYGAKILRTVTRALEPEEINDDLRKVLDDMVRTMRLANGVGLASTQVGIDRRYFVMEIDEIVKKCINPEILEILDKNVSVDEGCLSIPGIFKKVSRPDKIKVKYLNEYGEEVIEEMQGLWAKAFQHETDHINGMMYIDRLTPVNRNLIRKKLEIIKKNSKPKKFD